Below is a window of Candidatus Blochmanniella vafra str. BVAF DNA.
CCAAATATCAATATTATTTGTATAATGGTCATATATGATTTTTGATCCTCTTATATACCAAGAGTTTGTATTAGAAGTACATGTAGTAAATCCCCCTTGATTTAAAATGATATAGTGATTGTGTTTAATTTGAGTAATATATTTAGCTTTACCGTAAATATTTGGTTGATATATATGATATTTGCTATTGTGAAATTTGTTTTTTTTATTATTTAAATCAAATTGAGCAGAAGATCCTTCTATTTGAATAGAATTATTGTGATAATGTACATTGCCATCGGCAAATAGTGTTGTTGCATGATATAATTCATGATTATTTCGGTAATAAAATATTGTTAATTTGTCGGATTTGACAATATTATCATTGTGTTGAATATTAACATTTCCGATAAATTGAATGTTTTGAGGATAATTAATTTCTATTCTATCAGATTGAGTATGTATTGTTGTAAATGTATTGGAATAGGAGTTGTTATTTTGTAGAATTTGTGATGTATGTAAATGGCATGAATTGTTAGGAGAATTATGAGCTAATGATATTTGTGTATAAAGTATTAGCCAAATCAAATTAATAAGTTGTATTTTACAATATAATTGCGGTGACATCACTCAGTCTGTTGTTAGATTATGTATGACTAAGAATACTAGTAGTATTCTTAGATTCAAATAAAGATATAACAATATATTATATTGTTATTTGATATGGTTTTTATATATTGAAAATTTACAATACAATTATGTTATATTGATATATTTTAAAAAATTATCTAGAAGTACGGATTTATAACGTATGTTACATGACATATTATATGTATTATAATTAGGGCATAAAATCATGATAATATATTCATATTTTATTTTAAAAAAGAAGGTTGATTATCTTCATATTCTTGAATCATTGAATTATTTAATAAGGTTAAACTAATTTTATCTAAGTTATTGATCATGAAGTTTTTATAAAAGTCATTTATTTGAAATAGATATTTGTTATTTTTTGTATGTATGGTTTGATTATATAAATTTACGGTAATATTCATTACTTTGTTTTTGCATGTGTTTATTTCTTCAAATAAAGAGTTGACTTCTAATTCTGATAAGATTGTAAGTAATAATCGATTATTGAAGCTATTTTCATAAAAAATATCCGAAAAACTTGGTGCTATGATTACTCGAAATCCATAATCAATAAGAGCCCATACTGCATGTTCTCGGGATGATCCACATCCAAAATTTTTTCGGGTTAATAAAATATTAGCATCTTTATAATTAAAATTATTAAGTATGAAATTATAATTTAAAGAGTTAGGTGCATTTTCAAGAAAACGCCAGTTAAAAAATAAATATTTTCCAAAGTTATCTCTCGTGGTTTTTTGTAAAAATTGTTTAGGAATGATGCAATCCGTATCAACATTAGCAATATCTAAAGGTAATACAATTCCTGTATGCTGATTAAATGATGTAGTTTTATTCATGTTTCTCCATAAGTTTTATTATTAATTAAAATATGTACGAATATCAACAAAATGTCCAGCAATGGCAGCAGCTGCTGCCATTGCTGGGCTTACTAAATGAGTAAGTCCTCCTCTACCTTGTCGTCCTTCGAAATTTCTATTACTTGTGGAAGCGCATCGTTCTCCTTGTTTTAGTTGGTCATTATTCATAGCTAAACACATTGAACAACCAGGTAAACGCCATTCAAATCCTGAGTTAATGAATATTGAATCTAATCCTTCTTTTTCTGCTTGTTTTTTAACTAATTTAGAGCCGGGAACTACTATGGCTTGAACATTATCTGAAATTTTATAGCCTTTGACCACATCAGCAGCTAATCGTAAATCTTCAATTCTTGAATTCGTACATGATCCTATAAATACTTTATTGATGGGAATATTTGTTAGATAAGTATTAGGTTTTAATTTCATGTAATGTAAAGCTTGTTCTGCAGATTGTCGTTCTACAGGATTTGTGAAGGATTCTAAATTTGGTATAGGTTGATCGATAGCGATTACTTGACTAGGATTTGTCCCCCAAGTTATTTGAGGTTTAACATAAGATATATCAATATTAAATATTTTATCAAAATTAGAGTCTGGGTCAGAATATAGAGAATTCCAATATATAAGAGCTTTTTCCCAATTTTTATTGGTTGGAGAAAATTTTTTATTTTTTAAATAATGATAAGTGGTTGAATCTGGAGCTATTAACGCGGAAGAGGCCCCCATTTCAATAGTCATATTACATAAAGTCATTCTTTCTTCCATACTCAATTGAGTAATGATGTTTCCAGAAAATTCTACTATATGATTAGTAGCTCCTCCATTTCCGACTTTTCCAATAATAAATAAAATAAGATCTTTTGCTGTAATTTTTGGGGGTATTGTTCCAAACAAATTAATTTTCATAGATTTATATCGGGGTTGCCGTAGGGTTTGTGTTGCCAGGACATGTTCTATTTCTGATGTTCCAATACCAAATGATAAAGCTCCGAAAGCTCCATGAGTTGCGGTATGAGAATCTCCACAAGCAATGGTCATTCCAGGTAATATAAGGCCTTGTTCTGGAGCTAACACGTGAATAATCCCTTGATTAGGATGATTTAAGTCAAACAATTGAATTTTAAAATCTTTACAGTTTTTAGTTAATTGATCTAGTTGTATTTGAGCTGTTTTTGAAATGGAGTTTAAATCTTTTATAGTAGTAGGTACATTATGATCCATAGTAGCAAAATTTTTATTAGGTCTTCTAACTGTACGATTTTTAGTTCTAATAGATTCAAAAGCTTGAGGAGATGTTACTTCATGTAATAAATGGCGATCGATGTACAATATCGGCATATCATTTTTATGCTCGTATACTATATGCGAATTATATATTTTTTGATATAATGAATACCCCATGATAACACCTCTTCTGTATTATGTATTTTATTTTTTATATATTAATGAAGTGATAATATCACCCATTTCGTTAGTACCTATTATTTTATTTGGTTGATTTGATTTAGTAGATATATCTAGAGTACGATATCCTAATGTTAATGCTTCATATACTGATTTTTCAATAATTGTGGCAATATGATTCAGTTGCAAACTATATCTAAATAATAAAGCAGCAGAAAGAATTTGAGCTATGGGATTAGCTAAATTTTTTCCAGCAATATCTGGAGCAGATCCTCCAGCTGGCTCATATAGTCCAAAATTATTTTCGTTCAAACTAGCAGAAGGTAATATACCTATTGATCCGCATATCATAGCACATTCATCTGATAAAATATCTCCAAATAAATTTGGGCATAAAATAACATCAAATGCGGATGGGTTTTTTATTAATTGCATAGCAGCATTATCTACATATAAATGTTGTAGTTTGATATTTGGATAATAATGTGTAGCTAATTTTGATACGGTTTTTCTCCAGAGCATGGAAGTGCGTAATACGTTTGCTTTATCTATAGATGTAACGTGTTTATGTCTTTTTTGGGCTAGCTTGAATGCAAAATGTGCAATGCGTTCAATTTCAAATCGATGATAAATAGCGGTATCAAATGCATATTCTTTCAATCCTGTTCCTGATTGGCCATGAGGTTGACCAAAATAAATACCTCCGGTTAATTCCCGTACACATGCAATATTTAAACCATTAGGAATAATTTTTGGTTTTATAGGAGATAAATGTATTAGGTTATTGGGTAAATATATAGGCCTTAAATTAGCGAATAAATTAAAATGTTTTCTTAAAGTTAATAATGCACCGTATTCTGGCCGTTCTATTCTACTTAAATGATCCCACTGAGGACCACCAACTGATCCAAATAATATGGCATCTGATTGTTCACAACATTTTATAGTATTTTTAGAGAGAGGAGAGCCTTCTAGATTAATTGCTTTACCTCCTATTATATGTTCTGTTGTAGTAATATTGATTTTAAATTTATTTTTTATTGCGTTAATTATTTTAAGTGCTTGATTTATTATTTCTGGTCCTATACCATCTCCTGGTAGTATTGCAATACGATAATTATTTTTCATAAATATTTTTGGATTGGTGTTTAAAATATAGTTATTATTTTTATTTTAATTTTAACACTTTTTATTTTTTATAATTTTTCTTGTACGCCAAATGCTATTTAAAGCTTGAATTATAGCTTTAATTGATGCTTCAATGAAGTCTGAAGATAATCCTGCTCCATGGAATTGACGATTTTTATATGCAATGATGACGTTAACTTGCCCTAATATATTATGATCACATTCTTTAGAGTTAAGTGTATATTTTTTTAAATTTATAGGTAATTTTGTGATGTTGATTAGTGTTTCATAAATTGCGTTTATTGGACCATTTCCAACAGTGGAATGAGAACATATGTGTTTTTGTTTTCCGCAATATAATTCAATAAGAGCTTTAGATATGCCAGAAGAATTAGTATAAATATTGAAGGATTGTATTTTAAAATAATCTATTGGTTCATTAAAATTATCTATAAAAGCTAATGCTTCTAAATCGTAATCAAACACTCTTCCTTTTTTATCAGCTAATTGTAAAAAAATATTATATAATTTATCCATATTATAATCTTTGTCTTGGTAGCCCATTTTTTTCATATGGTATTTTACAGCTGCTCTTCCAGATCTAGGTGTTAAATTTAATTGTATTTTTTTTAATCCAATACTTTCTGGGGTCATTATTTCATAATTTTTTCTATTTTTTAGAATTCCATCTTGATGAATACCAGAAGAATGAGAAAATGCATTAGATCCTACTATTGCTTTATTTGATGGAATAGGTATGTTACATAGTTGACTGACTGTTTTGCTAGTATTATAAATTTCTTTATGGTGAATATTAGTATATGAATTTAGTAGATCTTCGCGTATTTTAATGGCCATGATTATTTCTTCTAAGGCAGCGTTTCCTGCTCGTTCTCCAATTCCATTAATGGTACCTTCGACTTGTCTAGCTCCGGCTTGTATAGCAGCAATAGAGTTTCCAACTGCCATTCCTAAATCGTTGTGGCAATGAACAGAGATGATAGCTTTATCTATGATGGGTATTTTAGTGTATAATGCAGTAATAATTTCACCAAACTGGTATGGAGTAGAATATCCAACGGTGTCTGGAATATTGATTGTTTTGGCTCCAGCTTGGATGGCGATTTCAACTATTCGACATAAATTATCTATTGAGGTACGTCCTGCATCTTCGCAGGAAAATTCAATATCATCAGTGTATTTTCTTGCATATTGTATCGCGTGTACAGTCATTTCTATAATTTGATTGAAATTTTTTTTTAGTTTAGATCTAATATGTATATTAGATGTTGGTAAAAATATATGAATTCTAAAATTTTGTGCAATTTTTAAAGCTTCAGCTGCTATATCAATATCTTTATCTATACATCTTGCTAGACCACATACTATACAATTTTTTATCTGTTGTGCTATTGTGCGTACTGATTTAAAATCTCCTGGAGAAGATATTGGAAATCCTACTTCTATTATATCTACTCCTAATTTTTCTAAAGCAAAAGCAATTTGTAATTTTTCATTAACTTGTAAGCTAGTTTGCAAAGATTGTTCTCCATCTCTTAAAGTGGTGTCAAAAATAATTACTTGCTGCTTCATAGAATTAAAAGATTTTTTTAAATAAAAATGTTGAGAAACAGATCATATACTGTATATGAATAGAATTCAATTTTAATATAAAAGGTTTTGTTAATATTTATGTAACAATAAATTGTTACACTGCATTTAATTTAATCTAATTAAATATGTTTTGTCAACTATAATGATGCGAAATATTATTATATATTTTGCTTCAAAATAAAAATTAATTTTTTTAGAAATCTAAAAATATAGTATACTATAAAATATGTTTTATAAAAGAAAGTATCAGAGATTATTAAATAATAGAATGTGTATTTTATCTCTGTGTAGATATAAGATAAATTTATTTTGTATGCATCATAAAAGCGTATTATTACATGAAGCTATAGAAGCTTTAAATATTGATCCTTCTGGGATATATATAGATGGAACATTTGGGTCAGGAGGACATTCTAGATTAATTTTATCTAAGTTAACAAAATTTGGTCGATTAATAGCGTTTGATAAAGATCATTTGTCTGTGGAAATTGGGAAAACAATTTTTAATCAAGATTCTAGGTTTTCTATTGTGCATATGTCTTTTTCTAAAGCGATGAACTATGTTCATAATGTGAAGCTTTTAGGTTCTATTAATGGCATTTTATTAGATTTAGGGATATGTGAAAATCAATTATTTGATGCTAATCGAGGTTTTTCATTCATTAAGGATGGTCCATTAGATATGCGGATGGATATTACTACAGGACAAACAGCAGCGCAATGGATAGCTATGTCATCTCAAGAACATATTACATGGGTTTTGAAGAATTTAGGGGAAGAAAGATTTTGCAAGAAGATTGCAAAATCTATTTTATTTCATAGAAGAATTCGACCCATTGTAAGGACACATGAGTTATCAAAAATTGTTAGTGATATTATAGTTCCGAGTCGAATTAAAAAAAATAGTTGGAATAAGCATCCTGCAACTCGAAGTTTTTTAGCGATTCGTATGCATATTAATAAAGAATTAGAAGCAATAGCAAAGGTATTAAAGGATATGTATAATTTATTGTCTAATAAAGGTAGATTAGTGATTATTAGTTTTAACTCTTTAGAAGATCGACTAGTAAAACATTTTATTTATAAACATAGCCGTATTTTTCCAGAACTTCCTAAATTAGCTTTAACTGAATCTCAAATAATTAATATTTTTTCAAGTAGTTGTCAATTTAAAAATATAGGTAAAATTATACCTACTAAGCAAGAGATTAAAGAAAATATACGAGCTCGTTCTGCAATTTTACGCTGTGCTGAAAAGATAGATAAGACTTATATAAATAGATATGATTTATCGAAAACAATTTAGTTTGATTAAAATTATTTATACAGATTTGTATATTTATGGGAAAGTAAAGTTGGTTTTGTTATTATTTATTATAATATCTTCTATTTTAGTTATTTTGATCACTCATCAGACTAGGTGTATACTGATAGATCGTGAGAGGTTATTGTTGGAGAAACATACGTTAGATACAGAATGGAATAATTTAATATTAAGAAAAACACAATTGTCTAATCATGTTCGTATTGAACATATTGCTATCAATAAATTACAGATGCGCTATAGAGATCCAATGTTAGATAATAAAATATATGAATAACAATTATATGTGTATTATAAGTATAAATAAAATACTATACATATTATATAATAATAAAAATATTGGTTATTAGTTATAATATTTAGATATAAATCTTATGATTTTTTTTAAGAATAGACGTTTATATATAGCATATAGTGGTGTTTTTTTTATGTTTTTTATTTTAAGTGCAAGATTAATTTATTTGCAGATTATATCTTCAGATCATTTGATCAATGAAAGTAATAAACGTGTATTAAGAATAAAAAGTGTTTCCGAATCTCGAGGAATGATTACTGATAGGATGGGGCGAGTATTAGCAGTTAATGTGCCGACTACATCGATTTGGGTTGATCCTAAAGTAGTTCATAAATGTAGTGAGATGAATTTTGATATTGTTAAGTGGAGTGCGTTATCTAGTATTTTAGGTTTGTCTTTAAAAAAATTATTATGTTTTATAAATCAACATAATTTAGATCGTTTTTTATATTTAGCACGTCGGATAGATTCCGCTATAGCAGAACATATAAGTCAATTAAAATTGCCAGGAGTATATATACAGCAAGAATCGAAACGATATTACCCTGCAGGGTCTGCAGCAGCTCATCTTGTTGGAGTAACCAATGTAGATAATCAAGGGATTGAAGGGGTAGAAAAAAGTTTTAATGGCTGGTTGGCTGGTTCTCCTAAAACTAGATTGGTTTATCAGGATCGGTTAGGTAGAGTGGTTGAAGATATTAATTTATTGAATGAGGGCCAACTTTCTAAAAGTATTGAATTAAGTATCGATGAACGTTTACAATATGTAGCATATCATGAATTAAATAATGCTGTTAATATACATAAAGCAAAGTCTGGTAGCGTAGTTTTAATAGATATTAATACTGGAGAGATTTTAGCTATAGCAAATAGTCCATCATATAATCCTAATAATTTTTCATCCATAAAACAGTCCATGATGAGAAATAGAGCAATTACTGATGTTTTTGAACCAGGGTCGACGGTTAAACCTATTGTGATAATGACAGCATTACAACATGATATTATAAAAAAAGATAGTATAATTAATACGTTACCTTATATGATTAATGGACATCGAATAAAAGATGTATCTTTTAATAATCAATTAACTATTAGTGAAATTTTAAAAAAGTCTAGTAATGTTGGTGTTTCTAAATTGGCATTGGCTATGCCAGTATCTATTTTGTTAAATTCATATTTAAATTTTGGTATGGGACAATCAACAAATGTTGGATTGATAGGAGAAAATAAAGGTAAATTATATTCGTCTAATCGATATGATTCAGACATAGAACGTGCGGCTCTTTCATATGGATATGGATTAATGATTACTCCGTTACAATTAGCTAGGATGTATGCTATTATTGGAGGATTAAGTTTATCTCGTCAGATTTCTATCATAAAGCTTGATAAATCCAAATCCATTCCTTTAATATCTCCATCATCAAATCAAATATTTTCAAAATCATTGATGCGCACTGTTATCAATATGATGGAAGTTACTACTACGTCTCATAGTGGTTGTCATCAAGCAGCGATAGAAGGATATCGAGTTGCAGTTAAGACGGGTACTATTAAAAAAGTTGGATCTCAAGGAAAATATATTAATAAATATATAGCATGCACTGCAGGAATAGCCCCGGTTAGTAATCCAAGGTTTGCATTAGTCGTGGTGATTGATGATCCAAAAAATGGATTTTATTATGGAGGGATGGTATCTGCGCCAGTGTTTAAATCTATTATGAGCAGTACTTTAAAAATAATGAATGTGGATCCAGACTGTTTCAATAATATATGATAATATTTTAAGATGAGTGATGTAAGTAATTGTTATTATATATTTCCTATTAATAAATTACGCGAACTTGTTATACCATGGGTTTTTAATGAGCTCATTTCTTCTGCATTGGTTATAACAGCATTACAATTAGATAGTAGAAATGTTACTGTAGGTAATTTGTTTATAGCAATAAAAGGACATAAAACTGATGGAAGATTATACATTAAACATGCTATTAAAAACGGAGCAGTTGCTGTTTTATTAGAATCTACTAATAATGATAATTTTTTAGCACAGAATATTGTTAATAATGTTAGTTCGTGTGTACCTATCATTAATTTTTATAAGTTAAATCAGGCTGTTTCTAGTATAGCGGGTCGGTTTTATGGACATCCATCACGGAATTTAAATTTAATCGGAGTGACAGGAACTAATGGAAAGACCACGATTAGTCATTTGTTAGCTAATTGGGTAGAGTTATTAGGGGAGAAAAGTGCTGTTATGGGTACTATAGGGTATGGCATGATAGGTAGTATGTGTGTATCTAATTGCACTACATTTTCTGCAATTGATACACAAAGAATATTGAATCAATTTATACAAAGTGGAATTAAATTTGTTGCGATGGAGGTATCGTCTCATGGATTGGATCAATATCGTGTAGATGCATTGTATTTTGATGTAGCAATATTTTCAAATTTAACATCTGATCATTTAGATTATCATGGTGATATTAATAAATATATAATGGCTAAATGGAGGTTATTTAGTGAATTGTGTGTAACTAATTATGTAATTAATGTTGATGATTATATTGGGTATGAATGGTTATCTTATTTACCTAATTCAGTAGCAGTAACAATTCAAGATAATTTGCCAAAATTTTGGAAAGGTGAATGGATAAAATTAGTTAAAGCAAATTATTTTGTTTATGGAACTGATGTATTTTTTCATTCGAGTTGGGGAAATGGGATTATTCGTAGTCAATTATTAGGAGAGTGTAATGTTAGTAATTTATTATTAGCTTTAGGAGCTTTATTGGTATTAGGATATCCTTTAATGGTATTGTTGAGTATAGCTGATCAATTAAAACCTATATGCGGACGATTAGAAAAGTTTAAATCATTTAATAAACCTACAATTATAGTGGATTATGCGCATACTCCAGATGCTTTGGAAAAAATTTTAAGATTTTTAGGTGCACAATTATGTAAAAAAGGAAAATTGTGGTGTGTTTTTGGTTGTGGGGGAAATAGAGATAAGTTAAAACGTTCTAGGATGGGTATTGTGGCAGAACGTTATTCTGATTATGTAGTAATAACCGATGATAATCCACGTACTGAAAATTCTCAATCGATTATAGATGATATTATCTTAAAAATAAAACATTCTGAAAAAATTACAATTATCAAAAATCGTGTTCAAGCAATAGAGACTGCTATTTGTCAAGCTGATTCAAATGATTTTATATTAATTGCTGGGAAAGGACATGAAAGTTATCAAATTGTAGGTAATGATTACCTAAAATATTCTGATCAGGATATAGTTAGAAATATTTTGGAAAACTTTATTACATGATACAAACATAGTTATGGTTCCATTTAGGCTTCATGAAATAGCATGTTTTATAAACGCCAAATGTGTTGGTTCGGATGTTATGATCAATACTATTAGTATTCATTCTGATTTAATTGAAGAGCAATGTATATTTATTGCGTTAATAGGTAATCGTTATGATGGGCATGATTTTGTGGAACAAGCAGTTATGGCTGGAGCTAAAGCATTATTGGTAAATCGTTATGTATCTTTAGATATACCTCAATTAATAGTTTGTGATACGCGTGATGCGTTGTTAAAAATAGCTGGATGGATACGTCGTCAAGTATCTTCAAAAATTATTGCTATTACTGGGTCAAGTGGAAAAACTTCAGTTAAGGAAATGACTGCGTCTATATTAAAAGAATGTGGAACAGTAATAGCAACTCAAAAAAATTATAATAATTTTATAGGGGTTTCTATAACATTATTGAAATTGACTTATGGAATTGATTTTGCAGTTGTGGAATTAGGATCTAATAAGTTAGGAGAATTAAAGAAATTAGGAGAAATTGTTGGTGCTGATGTAGCTTTAGTTAATAATATTTTTTCATCTCATTTATCAGGTTTTGGTTCGTTAACTACGATAAAAAAAGAGAAAGAGAAAATTTTTTATGGAATGTCAATTGATAACGCTCAAGCTGTTATAAATTTAGATAGTTATTCTTTTGTACAGGGAAATTCAATATTATTGAATTTTAAAAAAAAATGGAGTTTTTCTTTATACAAAAAAGGTATAGGAGTGAATTTTTTTGCAAGTAATGTTATTTTATATGAGCATGGAATTCGTTTTACTTTGCATAGTCCGAATGGATCGGCCCCCATTTTTATGCCAATATTGGGCATACATAATATATCTAATATTTTAGCTGCTAGTGCTCTTTCTTTTGCAGTAGGAGCTAGTTTGTCTAATATTGTACATGGATTACAAAAGATGAATGCCTTACCTGGTAGGCTATTTCCGTTTATTTTAAATCGAGGTAAATTATGCTTAATAGATGATACTTATAATGCAAATATTGGATCAATGATTGCAGCGATTAATGTTCTGAGTTTTATGCCTGGTTATCGCATATTGGTAGTGAGTGATATGTTAGAGTTAGGAGATTTAAAGATGGCTAGATATTATCATTGTTATATTGGCAGATTAATTTTGGGGAGTAATATTGATTATATAATAACTATAGGAGACTTAAGTCATTTTATATTAAAAATTTTTAAAAAAGGAAAACATTTTCAAAGAAAAACTGCATTGATTTTTTATATAAATAAAATTTTGTCTCAAAATCGATTAATTAGTATTTTAATAAAAGGAGCTAGAAAGTTTAAAATGGAACAAGTAGTAGATGCTGTGAGAAAAACTCACGATGTTGTTATTAGATAAGTTAATGGGGTTATATAAAATGCTGTGCTTATTTATGTCCAATCATCATGTTATAGATACTGTGTTTTTTAAAAGTTTTGCTAGTTTTTTTTCTGCTTTAGTTGTTGCATTAGGAATAGGATCTGTAGTTATTATTTGGTTGCGTCATTTATGTGTATTTCAAACCATACGTGTTGAATGTCCTGACACCCATCGATTAAAGCGCGATACTCCTACAATGGGAGGAATAATAATGTTAATATCGTCAATTGTTTCGATATTAATGTGGGCTGATTTATCTAATTTATACGTATGGTATGTGTTGTTCATATTTATAGTATATGGTTTATTAGGTTGGATTGATGATTTTTTAAAAATAAAACGAAAAAATGCTTTAGGCATGAGGGGGTTAAACAAATATTTTTGGCAAACATTAAGTGCTTTTTTATTGAGCATAGTCATATTTATGATGAGGATAGATTGTATAAATACTGATTTAGAAGGATGGTATTATTTAAAGGATATAGTATCTAAATTAGATATTTGGGGGGTTTTATTATCATATTTTGTGATCGTAGGTACGAGCAATTCTACTAATTTGTCTGATGGATTAGATGGGTTGGCGATTGTTCTTATAATACTCATAACAACTGGATTAATTGTAATTGCTTGGATTAGTAGCAATGTATATTTTTCTAATTATTTGCAAATATTATATATTGATCGTGTTCAAGAATTAATAATTATATGTGCTGCTATTATAGGAACAGGGCTTGGGTTTTTATGGTTTAATAGTTATCCAGCACAGATATTTATGGGAGATACAGGTTCTTTATCATTTGGAGGAGCAATTGGAGTAATAACTGTGTTATTACAACAAGAATATTTATTATTAGTAATAGGAGGTATATTTGTAATGGAATCATTATCTGTAATTTTACAGGTAAGTTATTTCAAGATTTTTAAAAAGAGAATATTTAAAATGACTCCTATTCATCATCATTTTGAGTTACAAGGGTGTCCAGAGCCAAAATTAGTTGTGAGGTTTTGGATTATATCATTGGTTTTGTTATTACTTGGCTTAACTATTGTGATATTTAAAATAATATAGTTATGAATACAACAAAGTATAAAAAAGCACAAGTTGTAATTATTGGATTAGGAATAACTGGGTTGTCTTGTTTAAATTTTTTTTTGATACGAGGTATTATCCCTAAAGTTATAGATACTCGATTACGTCCTCCTGCAATAAATCAGTTGCCTAGTTTTATTGAATTTTGTTTTGGAAGATTGTGTGATGAATGGATATTACATGCTGATTTAATAGTGGTTAGTCCTGGGGTTCGATTAGATGATCCAGTATTAATAGAGGCTAGGAGAATGGGAATAGAGATTATTGGAGATATTGAGCTATTTGTTCGAGAAATAACTGTGCCAATAATTGCCATTACCGGGTCTAATGGGAAAAGTACAGTGACTCAATTAGTAGGTAATATGGCTAGATATGCTGGGTGGAAAGTTGGG
It encodes the following:
- the murE gene encoding UDP-N-acetylmuramoyl-L-alanyl-D-glutamate--2,6-diaminopimelate ligase, whose product is MSDVSNCYYIFPINKLRELVIPWVFNELISSALVITALQLDSRNVTVGNLFIAIKGHKTDGRLYIKHAIKNGAVAVLLESTNNDNFLAQNIVNNVSSCVPIINFYKLNQAVSSIAGRFYGHPSRNLNLIGVTGTNGKTTISHLLANWVELLGEKSAVMGTIGYGMIGSMCVSNCTTFSAIDTQRILNQFIQSGIKFVAMEVSSHGLDQYRVDALYFDVAIFSNLTSDHLDYHGDINKYIMAKWRLFSELCVTNYVINVDDYIGYEWLSYLPNSVAVTIQDNLPKFWKGEWIKLVKANYFVYGTDVFFHSSWGNGIIRSQLLGECNVSNLLLALGALLVLGYPLMVLLSIADQLKPICGRLEKFKSFNKPTIIVDYAHTPDALEKILRFLGAQLCKKGKLWCVFGCGGNRDKLKRSRMGIVAERYSDYVVITDDNPRTENSQSIIDDIILKIKHSEKITIIKNRVQAIETAICQADSNDFILIAGKGHESYQIVGNDYLKYSDQDIVRNILENFIT
- the ftsI gene encoding peptidoglycan glycosyltransferase FtsI, which produces MIFFKNRRLYIAYSGVFFMFFILSARLIYLQIISSDHLINESNKRVLRIKSVSESRGMITDRMGRVLAVNVPTTSIWVDPKVVHKCSEMNFDIVKWSALSSILGLSLKKLLCFINQHNLDRFLYLARRIDSAIAEHISQLKLPGVYIQQESKRYYPAGSAAAHLVGVTNVDNQGIEGVEKSFNGWLAGSPKTRLVYQDRLGRVVEDINLLNEGQLSKSIELSIDERLQYVAYHELNNAVNIHKAKSGSVVLIDINTGEILAIANSPSYNPNNFSSIKQSMMRNRAITDVFEPGSTVKPIVIMTALQHDIIKKDSIINTLPYMINGHRIKDVSFNNQLTISEILKKSSNVGVSKLALAMPVSILLNSYLNFGMGQSTNVGLIGENKGKLYSSNRYDSDIERAALSYGYGLMITPLQLARMYAIIGGLSLSRQISIIKLDKSKSIPLISPSSNQIFSKSLMRTVINMMEVTTTSHSGCHQAAIEGYRVAVKTGTIKKVGSQGKYINKYIACTAGIAPVSNPRFALVVVIDDPKNGFYYGGMVSAPVFKSIMSSTLKIMNVDPDCFNNI
- the mraY gene encoding phospho-N-acetylmuramoyl-pentapeptide-transferase, which encodes MGLYKMLCLFMSNHHVIDTVFFKSFASFFSALVVALGIGSVVIIWLRHLCVFQTIRVECPDTHRLKRDTPTMGGIIMLISSIVSILMWADLSNLYVWYVLFIFIVYGLLGWIDDFLKIKRKNALGMRGLNKYFWQTLSAFLLSIVIFMMRIDCINTDLEGWYYLKDIVSKLDIWGVLLSYFVIVGTSNSTNLSDGLDGLAIVLIILITTGLIVIAWISSNVYFSNYLQILYIDRVQELIIICAAIIGTGLGFLWFNSYPAQIFMGDTGSLSFGGAIGVITVLLQQEYLLLVIGGIFVMESLSVILQVSYFKIFKKRIFKMTPIHHHFELQGCPEPKLVVRFWIISLVLLLLGLTIVIFKII
- the murF gene encoding UDP-N-acetylmuramoyl-tripeptide--D-alanyl-D-alanine ligase, producing MVPFRLHEIACFINAKCVGSDVMINTISIHSDLIEEQCIFIALIGNRYDGHDFVEQAVMAGAKALLVNRYVSLDIPQLIVCDTRDALLKIAGWIRRQVSSKIIAITGSSGKTSVKEMTASILKECGTVIATQKNYNNFIGVSITLLKLTYGIDFAVVELGSNKLGELKKLGEIVGADVALVNNIFSSHLSGFGSLTTIKKEKEKIFYGMSIDNAQAVINLDSYSFVQGNSILLNFKKKWSFSLYKKGIGVNFFASNVILYEHGIRFTLHSPNGSAPIFMPILGIHNISNILAASALSFAVGASLSNIVHGLQKMNALPGRLFPFILNRGKLCLIDDTYNANIGSMIAAINVLSFMPGYRILVVSDMLELGDLKMARYYHCYIGRLILGSNIDYIITIGDLSHFILKIFKKGKHFQRKTALIFYINKILSQNRLISILIKGARKFKMEQVVDAVRKTHDVVIR